TGCGGGAGCTAGAGCAGCAACGAATCACTTGTGAACAGGAAGTTCAGGAATTTCGGGACGAATTAGATCAAGTTAGAATGGCAAGACAGACTACACGCGTTCGCATGCAGACACTAAGGGAGCAACTCGATAGTGCGGGATTTCAGCTCGATGAAATACTGTCCTCTTTACCAGAGGATGCCGAAGACGCCACGTGGCAAGAACGCCTAGATGCTGTCAACCGAAAGATTGATCGATTGGGCGCCATCAATCTTGCCGCAATTGATGAATTCTCGCAGCTGTCTGAGCGCAAGACCTATCTTGATAGTCAGCATGATGATTTGCATGAGGCGCTTACGACCCTAGAAAATGCTATTCGTAAGATCGATCGTGAAACACGGACTCGATTCAAGGAGACTTTTGACAAGCTAAATACGAACTTACAATCGATGTTCCCACGTTTATTTGGTGGCGGGCATTCATATCTAGAACTTACCGGCGATGACCTATTGCAGACTGGCGTGACCGTGATGGCAAGGCCGCCAGGAAAGCGCAACACGAACATTCACCTGCTTTCTGGTGGCGAAAAAGCATTGACGGCCGTAGCACTGGTATTTGCAATCTTTGAGCTCAATCCGGCCCCATTTTGTCTTCTTGATGAAGTGGATGCACCGCTCGATGATACTAACGTGGCGCGCTTCTGTGATCTGGTCAAGTCCATGTCGGAACGGGTGCAGTTTGTATTGGTTACCCATAATAAGATCACCATGGAAATCACCGAACAGTTAGTGGGAGTGACGATGCAGGAGGCAGGGGTCTCGCGTCTCGTCGCGGTTGACATGGATCAAGCGGTGGAGCTCGCAACGGCAACGGCCTAACTATGAATGACCTGCGGTTGATACTGTTAGGCGTCGGTTTGCTCCTCATCGCAGGCATTTACCTTTGGGAGAATGCTAAGGTGCATCGTGCCAAACCCGGTAGCGAGCCTCGGGTCAATGAAGCAGGGGATCTGATCGATCTGGTAATAGCTCCCCAGCCTGATGACGATAAGCACGGCAGGGCTGCACTGAGTGACCTTGACCGTCCACTGATGGCATTCAAATTCAATGAGGCCGCCCAGGTTACTTCAGCCGATTTCATTACCATGGCGCCCGAGGCCGCGCTGAGCGATGAAGCGCACACATCAGATGAGCGTCATGCAGGTGATACATCACGCATTGGACAACAGGATCTAAATGAAGAGCACATCATCTTGCTATATGTCACAGCCGCAGATGGTAAGACCTACCGGGGAACTGAAATTGTGAAGGCGGTGGAGGAAGTAGGAATGACCTATGGGTCCATGGGCATATTCCACCACTATGGTGTTGATAGCGAATTATCCGAGCAACCATTATTTAGCCTGGCGAATATGTTGGAGCCGGGTCACTTCGATCTCACCCACGTAGAAACCCTCATTACGCGGGGGCTTGCTGTTTTCATGCGCTTGCCTGGGCCGATGCGAGCAAAAGATATATTCTCACTCATGTTAGACGTCACGAAGCGCCTTGCTGATGTGCTTGGTGGCGATGTGCGGAGTGCGGATCATCAATTGCTTAAAGAAAACGATATCAAAGCGATTCATGCCAGGATTGCATCCATTGGCGGCGAACAGTAAGGTTCCGCTGTGATTATTTGCGAGGCGCCCAACTGGGTTTTATTAAACTGCACTGCAAACCCGCTAGCGATCTCTCAGGATCCTTGATCTTTAGGCTGCCCATGTCCAGGGGCACCCTGCTCTGGTTGATTGGTGATGGTGAGTAAGGATGTCGCTCGACGCGTAGCGTTTTTGCGCGAGCAAGTCAACGAACATAATTTCCGCTATTACGTGTTGGATGAACCCACGATCCCGGATGCCGAATATAACCGCCTGCTGAGGGAGTTAGAAGGGTTGGAGGCGCAGTACCCCGAGTTAGCCACGCCGGACTCACCCACACAGCGTATCGGTGCAGAGCCACTAGATACCTTTAGCGAGATTCGCCATGAGGTACCGATGCTTTCCCTTGGTAATGCATTTGATGACGGGAAAGTGCGAGATTTTGACCACCGTTTGCGCGATCGCCTCGGGGTTGATGAGTTGGAGTATGCCTGCGAGACCAAACTTGATGGCCTAGCAGTTAGTCTGCGGTACGAAAGAGGCAAGCTGGTGCGTGCGGCAACACGTGGTGATGGAACAATTGGAGAAGACGTCACCCAGAATGTCCGCACTATAAAAAGTGTCCCGTTGAGCCTCCGCGGACGTGGGTTCCCACAAGTTCTGGAAGTGCGCGGTGAAGTCTTCATGACCCGCGACGGTTTTCGCGCCCTGAATGAGATGCAGTCAAAGCATGGCCAGAAGCTTTTTGCGAACCCGCGGAATGCCGCCGCCGGTAGCCTGCGCCAGCTCGACCCCCGGGTCACGGCTGAGCGGCCACTTGATATGTTCTGCTACGGCACCGGCGTTGTGGAGGGCGGCGAGCTGCCGGACCGTCACAGTGACATCCTCGCCGGTCTCACGGACTGGGGACTCAAAGTTTCCAGCGAGCTGGTCGTCGTTAAAGGTGCAGAAGGGTGCCTTGCCTACTACCGTCGCATGGCGGCGGTTCGGCATGATTTGGGGTACGCCATTGATGGTGTCGTATATAAAGTCAATTTGATCCAGCAACAGCAGGCGCTAGGCTACCGTACCCGGGCACCGCGCTGGGCCGTTGCCCACAAGTTTCCTCCCGAAGAAGAGTTGACCAAGGTCTTAGCTATCGACGTGCAGGTCGGTCGCACGGGTGCCTTGACCCCGGTCGCACGACTCGAACCCGTCATCGTCGGGGGGGCAACGGTCACCAATGCGACGCTGCACAACGAGGATGAGATAAAACGCAAGGATGTGATGGTTGGGGATACAGTGATCGTGCGCAGGGCTGGTGATGTGATTCCCGAGATCGTGCAGGTTGTTAAGGAGCGACGCCCAAAATCCGCACGGCGGTATCGAATGCCCAAGCGGTGTCCAATATGCAATTCAGAGGTGGTCAGAGTAGCCGGGGAGGCGGCCTCGCGCTGCACGGGCGGCCTTTATTGCGCCGCTCAGCGAATGCAGGCGATCTTGCACTTTGCCTCGCGCCGCGCCATGGACATCGAAGGGTTAGGGGACAAGCTCGTCGAACAACTCGTCGAAGCAGGTTATGTACAAACAGTTGCAGACCTTTATGGCTTACAGGTTGAACAATTAGCGGGGCTCCCGCGCATGGGAGCCAAATCAGCCGCAAATCTTGTGCACGCGCTGGAAAAGAGCAAGTCAACCACATGGGTGCGATTCCTCTACGCATTAGGTATTCGTGATGTGGGTGAGGCCACGACTGAGATCTTGGCAAGGCATTTCGGTTCCCTGAAGGCCCTACAGGAAGCAGATATAGAAACGCTGCAGCAGGTTCCGGATGTTGGGCCGGTGGTAGCAGGCAACATCTCGGTTTTTTTTCGCCAGGCACATAATCGGGCCGTGCTCAAGCGATTATTGGATGCCGGCATCCGATGGGAAGACCCACCGCGGATGGCACCGGGGCAAGGGAAACTCAGTGGCCAAACATTCGTATTGACGGGCACATTGAAGTCGATGACCCGAGACGAGGCCAAGAAGCGCCTGCAGGCCCTTGGCGCCAAGATCGCCTCCAGCATATCAAAGAACACCACCTACGTGGTGGTGGGCGGCGATCCGGGTAGCAAGCTTGCGCGGGCCGAGCAGCTCGGGGTCCCTTTACTAAAGGAACAGGCGCTAGTGGACTTGCTGAAAAGGGGATGAGTTATAATGACCCCTTACCCAGTTCGAGCCGCCCTGCATTCGTCGTAACGCTCGACGTCGGGATCGCCGTCCCGTGTCTGCTTGTACAGTCCGCAAGTCGCCCTTATGCAGCTACGTGGCCTGCATGCGATGGGTCTGGCCACAGGACCGTATCATGCGGCGGTTGCTTCAGATCGGGCTCTGGATAGTCTCGGGTGTAGTGGAGGCCACGGCTCTCTCTGCGCTGGAGCGCCGAACGAATGATGAGGTCGGCGACCTCGACGAGGTT
This window of the Gammaproteobacteria bacterium genome carries:
- a CDS encoding chromosome segregation protein SMC, translating into KESRKQLDRTLSKKVEVENELSGAREQVESLEASLRELEQQRITCEQEVQEFRDELDQVRMARQTTRVRMQTLREQLDSAGFQLDEILSSLPEDAEDATWQERLDAVNRKIDRLGAINLAAIDEFSQLSERKTYLDSQHDDLHEALTTLENAIRKIDRETRTRFKETFDKLNTNLQSMFPRLFGGGHSYLELTGDDLLQTGVTVMARPPGKRNTNIHLLSGGEKALTAVALVFAIFELNPAPFCLLDEVDAPLDDTNVARFCDLVKSMSERVQFVLVTHNKITMEITEQLVGVTMQEAGVSRLVAVDMDQAVELATATA
- the zipA gene encoding cell division protein ZipA; protein product: MNDLRLILLGVGLLLIAGIYLWENAKVHRAKPGSEPRVNEAGDLIDLVIAPQPDDDKHGRAALSDLDRPLMAFKFNEAAQVTSADFITMAPEAALSDEAHTSDERHAGDTSRIGQQDLNEEHIILLYVTAADGKTYRGTEIVKAVEEVGMTYGSMGIFHHYGVDSELSEQPLFSLANMLEPGHFDLTHVETLITRGLAVFMRLPGPMRAKDIFSLMLDVTKRLADVLGGDVRSADHQLLKENDIKAIHARIASIGGEQ
- the ligA gene encoding NAD-dependent DNA ligase LigA, giving the protein MVSKDVARRVAFLREQVNEHNFRYYVLDEPTIPDAEYNRLLRELEGLEAQYPELATPDSPTQRIGAEPLDTFSEIRHEVPMLSLGNAFDDGKVRDFDHRLRDRLGVDELEYACETKLDGLAVSLRYERGKLVRAATRGDGTIGEDVTQNVRTIKSVPLSLRGRGFPQVLEVRGEVFMTRDGFRALNEMQSKHGQKLFANPRNAAAGSLRQLDPRVTAERPLDMFCYGTGVVEGGELPDRHSDILAGLTDWGLKVSSELVVVKGAEGCLAYYRRMAAVRHDLGYAIDGVVYKVNLIQQQQALGYRTRAPRWAVAHKFPPEEELTKVLAIDVQVGRTGALTPVARLEPVIVGGATVTNATLHNEDEIKRKDVMVGDTVIVRRAGDVIPEIVQVVKERRPKSARRYRMPKRCPICNSEVVRVAGEAASRCTGGLYCAAQRMQAILHFASRRAMDIEGLGDKLVEQLVEAGYVQTVADLYGLQVEQLAGLPRMGAKSAANLVHALEKSKSTTWVRFLYALGIRDVGEATTEILARHFGSLKALQEADIETLQQVPDVGPVVAGNISVFFRQAHNRAVLKRLLDAGIRWEDPPRMAPGQGKLSGQTFVLTGTLKSMTRDEAKKRLQALGAKIASSISKNTTYVVVGGDPGSKLARAEQLGVPLLKEQALVDLLKRG